The segment GTGTAGAACACGGCGTAGCCGCCCGCCATGGCCCCGGCCGTCAGCAGCACCAGCCGCCAGTGCCCGGTGAACAGCTCACCGAGCGGCACCCGCGCCAGCTCCCCGCGTTCGGCCACCCGGGTGAATTCCGGGGTCTCCGGAAGCGCCGCCCGCAGCGCCAGCCCGCCCACCGCCAGCACCCCGGCCGCCCAGAACGGCACCCGCCAGCCCCAGTCCCGGAACGCCGCGTCGCTCAGCCCCGCCGACAGCGCCAGCAGCACCCCGTTGGCCAGTACGAAGCCCGTCGCCGGTCCCGTCTGCGGAAGGCTCGCCCACAGCCCCCGCCGCCCCGGCGGCGCGTGCTCCGCCGCCAGCAGCACCGCGCCGCCCCACTCCCCGCCGAGGCCGAGCCCCTGCAGAAAGCGCAGCGTCACCAGGATCACCGGCGCGGCCGCGCCGATCGTCGCGTACGACGGCACCAGCCCGACGGCGGTCGTCGCCAGCCCCGTCAGCAGCAGCGAGCCGACGAGCACCGGCCGCCGCCCGTACCGGTCCCCGACATGCCCGAACACCACCGCCCCGAGGGGCCGGGCCACAAAGCCGACCCCGAAGGTCGCGAACGCCGCCAGCGTCCCGGCCAGCGCCGAGAAGCCGGGGAAGAACAGCGGCCCCAGGACCAGTGCGGCCGCCGTGCCGTAGGCGAAGAAGTCGTAGAACTCGATCGCGGTCCCGGCCGCCGAGGCCGCCGCGATCCGTCCCATCGGAATACCGGAAGTGGGGGTGTCATCACGCACATGTGCCCAACGACCGATCCGCCCACCGGTTGCCAGCAGCGCCCCACGGGTGTCACCTGATGAACAGGGCACACGCACACAGAGGAGCTCTCCCCATGAACGCTCACGCCGCCCCCTCCACCCGCCCCCAGCTGCAGCTTCACACCTCCGCCTGGGCGATCCCCCTCACCCTCGGCGTCGTCTTCGGCGGCTACGCGGCCTTCATCGCCGACAACAACGGCGCCTCCACCACCCGCACCACCCTCATCGCCGTCATCGGCTGCGTCGCCCTCACCGCCGTCTGCTACGCCGTCGGCGCCGCGCGCACCTCGCTCGCCCGCGAACCCCGCTCAGCCGCCTTCGGCGTCGTCTTCGGCTGCGCCATGGGCTACCTGCTCAGCCTCAGCGGCTACTCCGTACTCAAGGCCGGTCTGGTGGGCGCCACGCTCGGCCTCGCCATGACCGCCACCAGCTACTACTGGTTCTACCAGCACGAGGCCTGACGCCACGGGCCCTATGGGCAGCTCTCCCCGAACTTCACGGCCTTGAACGTCACCGGCTGCCCGAACAGCTTCGTACCCGCCGCCGGACTCTGTGAGCACACCTGCCAGTTGCTCTCCACCACGATGAACCGGTCCTTCCCCGACGCGTCGTCCACCGTGAGGCTCGTCGACGAATCCAGCGCCGCCCGCGCCGCCTTCACCGACTTCCCCCTGAAGTCCGGCATGCTCCCGCCCGCCTTCACCGCCCCGCTCGCGTCCTTCGCCGGACACGTCTCCTTCAGCTTCACCGTCCCGAAGTCGATCCTCGTATCCGTCCCCACCCGCTTCCCCGCCGCCGGACTCTGGAAGCACACCCGCCAGTCCCGGTCCCACAGCTGATTGCGGCCCCGCCCCAGCGAGTCATGCGAGTCCAGACCGTGGAACCCCAGCTCCTGCGCCTTGTCCTGCGCCGACTGCAACCCCATCCCCACGAAGTCGGGCACGCTCGCGCTGGCCGCAGTGCTCTTCGCCGAACTCGTCGAACTCGTCGGTGAGCTGCCGCTCTTGCTGTCACTGACCGGCCCGCACGCGCTCACGGCGGCGAGCAGTACGGCGATACCGGCCACGGATCGGCTGATGTGCATCCGGCCCCCTATTCGGTGCGTTCCCTCATCGTGTGCCCGGACAGGCTCCGGGCACACCGAAGTGAGGCCCCACTCGGATCAGCGGGTCACCAGCCGCGCTCTCGCCACTCGTCCAGGTGCGGGCGCTCGGCGCCGAGGGAGGTGTCGGAGCCGTGGCCCGGGTAGACCCAGGTCTCGTCGGGGAGTTCGTCGAAGAGCTTGGCCTTGACGTCGCGGTAGAGCGAGGCGAAGCGGTCGGCGTCGCCCTGGGTGTTGCCGACGCCGCCGGGGAAGAGGCAGTCGCCGGTGAAGAGGTGGGGGTGGCCGTGGGGGTCGTCGTAGACGAGGACGATGGAGCCGGGGGTGTGGCCGACGATGTGCCGGGCGGTGAGGGTGACGCGGCCGACGGTGATGGTGTCGCCGTCGTCGACGAGGACATCGGTGGGGACGGGGATACCGGAGGCGTCGTGGCGGCCGGCGTAGGTGCGGGCGCCGGTGGTGGTGACGACGGTGGCGAGGGCCTGCCAGTGGTCGCCGTGCTGGTGGGTGGTGACGACGGAGGTGAGGCCGTCGGTGCCGATGACCTCGGCGAGGGTGTGCGGCTCGTTGGCGGCGTCGATGAGCAGCTGCTCGTCGGTGGCGCGGCAGCGCAGCACGTAGGCGTTGTTGTTCATGGGGCCGACGGCGGCCTTGGTGATGATCAGGTCCTTGAGTTCGTGCACGTCGGGCGTGCCGCCGACCTCGACCTCTCCCGTGTAAGGCATGGCGGTCAGCCTAGTGGCGGGAGGACGGGCAGGGGCAGGGCGGGCACGGGGGTGAGGCCTTCGCCCTTGCTGCGGCCGGTGACCCAGGCGAGGAGGTCGGTGCGGGGGCCGCTGACGGTGAGGTCGGGCTCGTTGGCGGCGCCGATGGTCCACTTCTCGCCGCTGTCGGTGTCGTGGAGGCGTACGGCGGCGACGCCCTCGTGGCCGGAGAGGCCGTCGATGACGTTGGCGAGCACGCGTACGGCGAAGTCGGCGGGCAGGTCGGCGCAGGTGTAGCCGATGCCGAGGTCGACGTGGTGCAGCAGGACCTCGATGAGGCGGCGGTACGGGATCTCGGCGGCGGCGATGACGCGGCCGGAGCGCATGACGACCTGGGCCGCCCAGGCCTGCGGCGGGGTCTGCTCGACGGCGTAGGCAAGCCGGTCGGCGGAGATCCGCAGCTCGTCGAGGTGCTCGCCCAGCGGGCGCCCGGCGCCGTCCTCGATGTCCTTGTCGCGGGACTCCTGGTCGGCGTACTGCGGGGTCTCCTCGCCGGTACGCGCCCAGGTGAGCAGGTTGACGTAGGAGTCGGCGTTGCGGGCGAGGTGGGCCAGGAGGTGGCCGCGGGTCCAGCCGGGCAGCTGCGAGGGCTCGGCGACGGCGGAGGGGGTGAGGGTCGCCACTGATTCGAGCAGCTGTTCGGTGGCTTCCCGTACGGCGGCCGC is part of the Streptomyces sp. NBC_01262 genome and harbors:
- a CDS encoding MFS transporter, with amino-acid sequence MGRIAAASAAGTAIEFYDFFAYGTAAALVLGPLFFPGFSALAGTLAAFATFGVGFVARPLGAVVFGHVGDRYGRRPVLVGSLLLTGLATTAVGLVPSYATIGAAAPVILVTLRFLQGLGLGGEWGGAVLLAAEHAPPGRRGLWASLPQTGPATGFVLANGVLLALSAGLSDAAFRDWGWRVPFWAAGVLAVGGLALRAALPETPEFTRVAERGELARVPLGELFTGHWRLVLLTAGAMAGGYAVFYTVTTWSLSYATGTLGMPRTTALAAVLAAVLVKGAVTPLVGMLGDRFGRRRLALAGTGAMAVVIFPYAGLLATGSPVAMALGSTAELLAFITAFAVLGAYLPELYEPRVRCTGAALGYNLGGILGGALTPIVATRLAEGGGGPWPVALYVAAIALVSVACFAALPDPGREVAGAAPAVAASTSP
- a CDS encoding MBL fold metallo-hydrolase, encoding MPYTGEVEVGGTPDVHELKDLIITKAAVGPMNNNAYVLRCRATDEQLLIDAANEPHTLAEVIGTDGLTSVVTTHQHGDHWQALATVVTTTGARTYAGRHDASGIPVPTDVLVDDGDTITVGRVTLTARHIVGHTPGSIVLVYDDPHGHPHLFTGDCLFPGGVGNTQGDADRFASLYRDVKAKLFDELPDETWVYPGHGSDTSLGAERPHLDEWRERGW
- a CDS encoding PASTA domain-containing protein — encoded protein: MHISRSVAGIAVLLAAVSACGPVSDSKSGSSPTSSTSSAKSTAASASVPDFVGMGLQSAQDKAQELGFHGLDSHDSLGRGRNQLWDRDWRVCFQSPAAGKRVGTDTRIDFGTVKLKETCPAKDASGAVKAGGSMPDFRGKSVKAARAALDSSTSLTVDDASGKDRFIVVESNWQVCSQSPAAGTKLFGQPVTFKAVKFGESCP
- a CDS encoding maleylpyruvate isomerase family mycothiol-dependent enzyme, which codes for MSVQRPDPARDAAAVREATEQLLESVATLTPSAVAEPSQLPGWTRGHLLAHLARNADSYVNLLTWARTGEETPQYADQESRDKDIEDGAGRPLGEHLDELRISADRLAYAVEQTPPQAWAAQVVMRSGRVIAAAEIPYRRLIEVLLHHVDLGIGYTCADLPADFAVRVLANVIDGLSGHEGVAAVRLHDTDSGEKWTIGAANEPDLTVSGPRTDLLAWVTGRSKGEGLTPVPALPLPVLPPLG